The genome window AGGTTCTGAATTCTTACGTGGGTCAAAGACCACGAAAGCGCAGCCTCCAGGGCCAAAGCCCGTCAAATCCTAAATCGCGCCCGCCCGCCGGGCCGGACCGGGCGGCACTGCACCGGTCGGCAGTAGGCCCTGGCCCGGCCTACCTCGCCCCTTCTCGGGTAATGCGCTCCAGACCCCCCATGTAGGGCCGCAACACCTCGGGGACGAGCACCGAGCCGTCCTCCTCCTGGTAGTTCTCCAGGATCGCCGCCAGGGTGCGGCCCACGGCCAGGCCCGAGCCGTTCAGGGTGTGCACGAAACGCGGCCTTCCCCCACCCTCCGGGCGGTAGCGGATGCCTGCCCGTCGAGCCTGAAAGTCCTCGAAGTTGCTGCAGGAGGAAATCTCCCGGTAGGTCTGGACGCTGGGCAGCCAGACCTCGAGATCGTAGGTCTTGGCCGCCGAGAAGCCCAGATCCCCGGTACATAGCACCACCACCCGGTAGTGCAAACCCAGCAACTGCAGTACTTCCTCCGCGTCGCGGGTGAGCTTTTCCAGCTCATCGTAGGAGGTCTCCGGAGTGCAGAACTTCACCAGCTCCACCTTGTTGAACTGGTGCTGCCGGACGAGTCCCCGCGTGTCCCGGCCGGCGGCGCCGGCCTCGGCCCGGAAGCAGGCGCTGTAGGCGACGTGGTAGATGGGTAGGGCGGCCTCATCCAGGATTTCCTCCCGGTAGAGGTTGGTTACCGGGACCTCGGCGGTGGGGATGAGGTAGTACTCCGTACCCTCCACCTTAAACATGTCCTCGGCAAACTTGGGGAGCTGGCCCGTACCCACCATGCTGCGCTGGTGCACCAGGAAGGGCGGAAACACTTCCACGTAGCCGTGCTTTTCTACGTGTAGGTCTAACATGAAGTTGACCAACGCCCGCTCCAGCCGCGCCCCGGCCCCCTTTAGGAAGCTGAACCGCGAACCGGCCACCCGGCCGGCGCGCTCGAAGTCCAGGATGTCCAGTTCCTCGCCGATTTCCCAGTGCGGGCGGGGGTTGAAGGAGAACACCGGGGGCTCCCCCCAAACCCGTACCACCGGGTTGTCCTCTCCCCCTCGGCCCACCGGCACCGAGGAATGGGGCAGGTTGGGTATGGTCAACAGGAGGGACTGGATCTCCGCTTCTACCCGGCCAAGCTCGGCATCCAGATCCTTTATTTGCGTGCCCAGGTCGCGAACGGCGG of Clostridia bacterium contains these proteins:
- the serS gene encoding serine--tRNA ligase gives rise to the protein MLDLKFVREHPELVQEGLEKRGVPLNLDRFLELERRRREILTAAEELKRRRNEASEEVARRKKKGDAADDLIAAVRDLGTQIKDLDAELGRVEAEIQSLLLTIPNLPHSSVPVGRGGEDNPVVRVWGEPPVFSFNPRPHWEIGEELDILDFERAGRVAGSRFSFLKGAGARLERALVNFMLDLHVEKHGYVEVFPPFLVHQRSMVGTGQLPKFAEDMFKVEGTEYYLIPTAEVPVTNLYREEILDEAALPIYHVAYSACFRAEAGAAGRDTRGLVRQHQFNKVELVKFCTPETSYDELEKLTRDAEEVLQLLGLHYRVVVLCTGDLGFSAAKTYDLEVWLPSVQTYREISSCSNFEDFQARRAGIRYRPEGGGRPRFVHTLNGSGLAVGRTLAAILENYQEEDGSVLVPEVLRPYMGGLERITREGAR